AACACTTTCGGTTCGAATGCCAACCCCCTAAGCAACGCCAAGCGCTGTTTTTCGCCGCTGGAAAGCTGATCCGGATGCTGCTGCAGAATCGATTTATCCAAGCCGATTTTCTGCAGCGTCTGCGTCGAAGGCGATTGGACAAAATGCTCGCCAACGGTTTCCAGCCACCAGGCAGTTTCCGCCGAAAAATACATCACCTGCCGTCGCCAAACCGGGGCAGGCATGGAATCGGACGCCTGCTCCTCAAGCAAAACCTTGCCATCATGCGCGATCAGATCGGCCACTGCTTTCAGCAATTGCGATTTACCGCTGCCGGAAGGCCCGTACAGCAACCATAGCTGCCCCGCATCAATCCGCCAGTTAACCGGCTGGCGCATTCCCGGCGCCTGTAAGTCAGCGATTTCCAATAAAGCTTGCATCAATATCCCACTTTATTTAATTCTAGAACACTCTGAAGTTTTGCTAATCAAGGCGCTCGGAGCGCGGTTTATAAAGCACATCCATGTGCTTTACCCCTTTGGGGCTTACGTTCAAAACCGTTCCAGACGTTTTTGCAGTCACTCTAAATAAGCGACGAGCAAAACCAGACCTTAAAATTCTAGAACACTCTGAAGTTTTGCTAATCAAGGCACTTGAAGCGAAGTTTAGCTAGACTAAATGAGCGCCAAGTAACACAGAGTAGCAAAACTTCAGGAAGTTCTAGCGTTTTTCCAGGCGGGCATAGGCCAATACCAGCCACTTGCTGCCGAACTCGGTGAAATTCACATGAATCCGCGCATGCTCGCCGCTGCCTTCGTAATTCAGCACGATACCGTCCCCGAATTTAGCGTGACTGACCCGTTCTCCAATCTGAAAACCGGTCTCATTCTGTCTTGCACTCGAAGTAAAACCGGCCGAACCTTCACGCTCCATCGTCGGTTGCACGCGTCCGGAAAGACGCACTTCCTGAATATACTCCGGCGGAATCTCTTTGATAAAGCGCGACATCACCGGAAAAAACTCGGAACCGTGCAAACGGCGGCGTTGAGCGAAGGTCATAATCAGCTGTTTCTCGGCACGGGTAATACCGACATAGGCCAGACGACGCTCTTCTTCGAGACGCGAAGCATCTTCCTGCGACTGCTGCGACGGGAAGAGCCCTTCTTCCATGCCGATCATAAATACCAACGGAAACTCCAACCCCTTGGCCGAGTGCATTGTCATCAGCTGCACACAGGACTCCCAGGCATCTGCCTGCTGTTCGCCCGCTTCCAATGCTGACTGTGCCAGAAACTCTTCCAGAGTACTCTGTTCCGGATTATCAATAAGGGTCGTGCCGTCCAGTCGGACAGACTCATCCTCGGCCGCCATAACCGATTCTTCGGTATTGATTCCGGCAGCCGTCTGCTGTTTGGCGCGATTATCGAATTGCGCGGCGGCGCTGATTAATTCATCAAGGTTTTCCAATCGCCCCTGTCCCTGCTCGGATTGATCCTTTTCAAAGTGCGCCTGCAACCCGGACAGCGAAATGGTTTTAACGAACTGTTGTTCAAGATCCTGTGCGTGCAAGGCATCCTGTAGCTGCTCGATCAGATCAATAAACCCTTGAACCGCCGTCTTGGCTCGTGCTTTCAAACTGTTCTCAAGCAGCATCTGAGAAGCCTGCCACAGCGAAATCTGCTGATCGCGAGCCACCTGCCGGATCGAATCGGCGGTTTTCTGACCGATACCGCGCGGCGGATGGTTGTAGACCCGCTCGAAGGCAGCATCGTCTTCGCGATTCACCACCAGACGCAAATACGCCAGTACGTCTTTGACTTCAGCCCGGTCATAGAAGCGCAAGCCGCCATAAACACGGTACGGAATCTGCGCCTGCATCAGCGCCTGCTCGATCATTCGCGATTGTGCGTTGGAACGGTACAAAACCGCGACTTCATCACGCTGACCGCCCTGTTCAACCCAGTTTTCGATCTGTGAGGTGACATAACGCGCCTCGTCAAACTCGTTAAACGCCTCATATAGAAGGATCGGGTCCCCTTCTTCGCCGGCACTCCATAACTGTTTCCCCATACGGCTGTCGTTATGCGAAATCAGCGCATTGGCCGCTTTCAGAATCGTACCGGTCGAACGATAATTCTGCTCCAGACGCACCATCAGCGTGCCGGCAAAATCCTGATCGAACTGACGGATATTTTCCACCCGCGCTCCGCGCCAACCGTAGATCGACTGATCATCGTCGCCGACGACAAACAATTTACCGCTGGCGCCAGCCAAGACACGCAGCCAGGCGTACTGAAGGGTATTAGTGTCCTGAAACTCGTCGACCAGAATGTGACGGAAGCGCGCCTGGTAATGACCGAGAATATGCGGTTTCTTCAGCCACAGCTCATGCGCGCGCAACAGCAATTCGGCAAAATCCACCAGACCGCCGCGCTGGCAGAGCTCTTCATACTCCTTATAGATTTCGACCAGTTTGGCGACATAAGGGTTATGACCGATTTCGATATGATGCGGGCGTCGCCCTTCTTCTTTTTCACCGTTAATAAAAGCCTGCACCTGCTTGACCGGCCATTGCGCCTCGTCCAATTCCATTGCTTTCAAAAGCCGTTTCAAAACGCGCTTCTGATCGTCGGCATCGAGAATCTGGAAATTATTCGGCAGATTCGCATCTTGGTAATGCTGACGCAAAATTCTATACGCAATGCCATGAAAGGTTCCCATCGTCAAGCCGCCGGCCTGCTGCCCGATCAGGTTTTCAACACGCCCGCGCATTTCGTTGGCGGCTTTATTGGTAAAGGTCACCGCCAGAATATTGTACGGCGAGTACCCCATGACTTTGGTCAGCCAGGCGATGCGATGCACCAACACCCGCGTTTTTCCGCTGCCGGCTCCGGCCAGAATCAAACCGTGACTTTCATCCAGCGTCACCGCTTGACGCTGGGCATCGTTTAAATCATCTAAAATAAAGGAGATATCCATTAATCTTTATCGTCCGCTTGGAAGCTTTTTACCCGTTGATCGGGTTGTTTGAATAATTCGTATATCCTACGCCAATTTGATCCTTTTTTCCGCCTAACTCCCTCCAAATACACCTTAATAAGGAAGCGTAGAAAATGCCCGCAAATAACAAAAAAATTCCAACGATATCTCTTGCTATTTAATTTTAAATAATGTAATAATTAACAAATTCAAAAAACTTCATTGATTCAAAGACTCTAAAAAACGCTCGTCTTTGAGTCTTTTTAAGTCATTTCAGACAAAAAAGCTCCGCAACTCTTCCCCCTATTTTGCTTTCAAAACCAAAAATTTTGGGCGAGGTGTATTTGCGCAAGGAGCTAAATAAAAGTATGCAAGAGAGAAGGAGAAAACATGATTTCTACAAGCGACGCGAACTTTGAAGCGGAAGTGCTACAGTCAGACGTACCGGTACTGGTCGACTTTTGGGCAGAATGGTGTGGCCCGTGCAAAATGATCGCGCCAATTTTGGATGAAATTTCCACTGAGTTTGAAGGGCGAGTAAAAGTTGCCAAACTGAATATCGATGAAAACCCGACAACTCCTCCTAAATACGGTGTACGTGGTATCCCGACCCTAATGTTGTTCAAGAACGGTGAAGTGGACGCAACTCAGGTCGGCGCACTATCAAAATCTCAACTGGTTAAATTCCTAGACGATAACCTATAAGAATTTTCTTGCACTTCCGGGCACCGCTCGGGAGTGAACCCTTCACAGACACATCCTATACGACTGCGACTGCAGCTTCCCAGCTACACGCTCACAATTAAACAATCGAAATTGAAGTATGCATTTATTAGATTTAAAAAAACGTTCAGCAGCAGAACTTATTGACCTAGCAAGCTCAATGGGACTGGAGAATCTTGCCCGTTTACGTAAACAGGACATGATTTTCGCCATTTTGAAAGCACATTCCAAAAATGGTGAAGACATCTATGGTGAAGGGGTATTGGAAATTCTGCCGGATGGCTTTGGTTTCTTGAGAACCGAAGACAGTTCTTATCTTGCCGGTCCGGACGACCTTTATGTTTCGCCTAGCCAGATCCGCCGTTTCGGCCTGCGTAAAGGGGATACCATTCAAGGCAAAATTCGCCCGCCGAAAGAAGGCGAGCGTTATTTCGCTCTGTTAAAGGTTGAGAAGATCAACTTTGAAGACCCTGAAGTCGCGCGCAAAAAGATCGCCTTCGAAAACCTGACGCCTCTGCACGCCAACGAGCGCCTGCGCATGGAGCTGGGCAACGGTTCGACCGAAGACATCACTTCGCGCATTATCGACATCGCAGCACCATTCGGTAAAGGTCAGCGTGGTCTGATCGTCGCGCCGCCGAAATCCGGTAAAACCGTGATTCTGCAGCAGATGGCTCAGTCCATTGCCGAAAACTATCCAGACTGTTATCTGATCGTCCTGCTGATCGACGAACGTCCGGAAGAGGTTACCGAGATGCAGCGTACCGTTAAAGGTGAAGTTATCTCCTCGACCTTCGATGAACCGGCCGCTCGCCATGTTCAGGTTGCGGAAATGGTTATCGAAAAGGCCAAACGTCTGGTTGAACATAAAACCGACGTGGTTATCCTGCTTGATTCGATCACCCGTCTGGCGCGTGCTTATAACACCGTGGTTCCGGCTTCCGGAAAAATCCTGACCGGTGGTGTCGATGCCAACGCTCTGCATCGTCCGAAGCGTTTCTTCGGTGCGGCACGTAATATCGAAGAAGGCGGTTCTCTGACAATTATCGCCACGGCACTGGTCGATACCGGTTCTAAAATGGATGAGGTTATCTTTGAGGAATTCAAAGGTACCGGTAACATGGAACTGCACCTGTCGCGCAATATCGCTGAAAAACGTACCTTCCCTGCGATCAATATCACCAAATCCGGTACCCGTAAGGAAGAACTGCTTATGGATCAGGATGAGTACCAGAACATCTGGGTATTGCGCCGATTCATGGGCGGCATGAACGAAGTCGAAGCGATCGAAACGCTGATTGATCAGATGAAAGTCAGCAAAACCAACGGCGACCTGTTCGAGGCAATGAAGCGATAATTATCGAAAAACTGTCTCATGGCATCTAAGCCGTTGATTCTTTTTACTTAAACTAAAAAAGAAACTTGCATTTACGGATTGAATCCATATAATGCATTTTTCTTTCGAAATTAACTATTAATGGACCGTCATCATGAAAGCAGACATTCATCCAGAATATAAGGACGTAGTTTTCCAGGACATCTCTACTGGTGAAACTTTCCTTACTCGTTCGACAATTGAAAAAACTTCTGGCGAAACCATTACTCTAGACGGTAACGAATATCCGCTAGTACGTATTGAAGTTTCTAGCGCTTCTCACCCTTTCTACACTGGTAAGCAGACTCTTGTTGATACCGAAGGTCGTGTTGAGAAGTTCAAGCAGAAGTTTGGTCGTCGTCGCGCTTAATCGCCGAAACGATTCAACTTTTGTCAAAAGCGCGGTTTATACCGCGTTTTTTTATGCCTGGAATTTCGCAAACCGGCATGCAAAAGTGGCAAAAGGCCCAAAAACTGCTTAAAGTAACAGCATTATTGTATGAATTCACCGGGTTGAGAATGCACACGAAACCAAGGTTTACCAATCGTCTTCTGCTGACGCCATTATTACTCCTTACCTTCCTGCCGACATTTCAGGCCAGCGCGCAGGAGAACTGCCGCAATCTTGAACCGGATGTCTGGGTGGAAGCGCAATATGCCATCAACGGTTCAACCATTATCGTCCAGAATCAACGCGTACACCTGATCGGTCTGTATACTCCACAGAAAGCGCGCACCTATAAATTTCACACCCCCGGTGAACCACTCGCTAAAGCGGCTCAGGAGCATTTAAACACCCTGTTGGCCAACCATAATCTGCAGATTGGTGTGGTCTATGACAAAAATCAGGTTGATAAAAACCGTATTCAGCAAGCGCACGTCTTTTTCAAAAACGGTAACAGTCTGAATGAAGCGATGCTTCGTTCCGGCTATGCCATTAACCGGACGCAGAACGACAACACCCGTTACGCCGAATGCTATTACGCAGCGGAGCAGCAAGCTCGCCAGGAAGGCTATCAACTCTGGGATCAGCTCCAAAAAAACCCGAACAGCCACTTTCCTTTGGTCAAAAGCAGCGAGATCACCGATCAGGATCAGGGATTCCGTATCATTCAAGGGAAAATCCTTGAAGTCAGGCAGTCTTCGACAAATTACATTCTGAATATGGATACCACCGGCGTTCGTATCCCCAAAAAAGCTTGGGATAAGTTCGACTACGCCAAACTACAGGCGCTCAATGGGCAAACCGTTGAAGTGCGCGGCTATGCTTACCTCTATAAAGGCCATATGTATATGGTGATCGACCACCCTTATGCCTTTGATGTCTTCAGTCCTCTTAAGCGATCTTGAGCGCAAACGCCTGCGATCGCAAACCTCCACACTATCTAAAGTTTTATAACAGCGCGCTTTCGGCTAGAATAGTCTGATTTTCAAACAGATACAGAGAAAGGGCCTAGCAATGGCAGAACTACAAAACGACCGCTTCTTACGTGCTTTATTAAGAGAACCTGTTGACCGCACACCGGTATGGATGATGCGTCAGGCAGGTCGTTACCTGCCAGAATACCGCGCAACACGTGCGCAAGCGGGTTCGTTTATGGACCTTTGCCGTAATGCCGAACTCGCCTGTGAAGTGACTCTACAACCGCTGGAGCGTTTCCCGTTGGATGCCGCGATTCTTTTCTCGGATATTCTGACCATTCCGGATGCCATGGGACTGGGGCTGCGTTTTGAAACCGGCGAAGGTCCGGTTTTCGACAAGCCGGTTCGCTCGATGGCGGATGCCAAGAAATTGTATGTTCCGGACATGGGATCGGATCTGGGCTATGTCATGAATGCCGTCAGCACCATCCGCAAAAACCTGAACGGCCGCGTGCCGCTTATCGGTTTCTCCGGTAGCCCTTGGACGCTGGCGACCTATATGGTCGAAGGCGGATCAAGCAAAACCTTCTCGAAAATCAAAGCAATGATGTATGACGAGCCGGCGACACTGCACCACATTCTGGACGTTCTTGCCGAATCGGTTATCCAATACCTGAACGCACAGATTGAAGCCGGCGCCCAGGCAGTACAGATTTTTGATACCTGGGGCGGCGTACTGACTCCACGTGATTACAAAGAGTTCTCGCTGCAATACATGCACAAGATTGTTGACGGCCTGAAACGTGAAAACGAAGGTCGCAAAGTGCCAGTAATCCTGTTCACCAAAGGCGGCGGACAATGGCTGGAAGATATGGCTGCAACCGGCTGCGATGCACTGGGGCTGGATTGGACCACCGATATCGACGTTGCACGTGAGCGCGTTGGCGACAAGGTTGCCATCCAGGGGAATATGGATCCGTCCATGCTGTATGCTTCACCGGAACGCATCCGCGCGGAAGTCGGCTTCATTCTAGAGAAATACGGTAAAGGCTCCGGTCATGTCTTTAACCTTGGCCACGGTATTCACCCGGAAGTTAAACCGGAACATGCCGAAGCCTTTATTAAGGCGGTCGTTGAGCTATCCCCTCAATATCACAAATAAGTCAGACAACGATTGCCATCCGCAATCGCTTCATCAAAATAGACTTAAGTAAAAAAGAAAACGCCCGGAGGATCAATCCTCCGGGCGTTTTACATTTTGCCGAAGCAATTCAGGCTTATAAAGCTTTGAATTCCTCTGGCATATCAACATCTTCATCGTTAAAGAGGAACTTCTGCATCTCTTCCATCAGGAAGCTGCGAGCTTTCGGGTCCAGGCTCGACAGACGGTATTCATTAATCAGAATCGTCTGCTGTCCTAACCATTGCTTCCAGGCTTCTTTGGAAACACTATCAAAAACCTTCTGTCCCAATTCGCCCGGAAACGGCGGAAAGTCCAGACCATCCAATTCTTCACCCAATTTGACACAGTGTACTTTGCGAGACATCATTCTCTCCTAATTTAAAGCTTAGTAATTCTGCAGTTGCTCAACCAATTTCTGCACCGGAGCCGGCAGGCCGATTTTGTCCTGAGCCAGTTCTTCCAGCCTGACCCAGCGACCGACACCTCCGATCGGATAATCACCTTCCGTTTCACCGACCGCCGGTTTCTGCTGAGCGAAAACCGGCGTAATATCCAAGTGATAGTGCGAAAAGGTATGCCTGAATGGTTCCCATTTTAACAAACTTGTCTGCGAACCGAGTCGGCTTTGCGCTTTGTCTTCACATTCCTGCCAGCTTTGCAGCTCAGGAAAAGACCAAAGCCCTCCCCAGATCCCCTTTTGCGGCCGCTCCTCCAACCATAAACTGCCGTCGGATTTTTGCAGCATCACCAGATAGGTCTCCTTGATAGGCTTCTCTTTTTTCGGCTTTTTCCCCGGATAATCGGTGACAGTGCCAATCTGCAAGGCGCGACAGCCTTTGGCGACCGGACAGCTTTCACACTGCGGTTTGGAACGGGTACAAAGGGTTGC
The genomic region above belongs to Thiomicrorhabdus xiamenensis and contains:
- a CDS encoding ABC transporter ATP-binding protein; protein product: MQALLEIADLQAPGMRQPVNWRIDAGQLWLLYGPSGSGKSQLLKAVADLIAHDGKVLLEEQASDSMPAPVWRRQVMYFSAETAWWLETVGEHFVQSPSTQTLQKIGLDKSILQQHPDQLSSGEKQRLALLRGLAFEPKVLLLDETSANLDPESTLQVETLLQDYLRQEQRAAIWISHDQSQRERLACPTYCCSIEELHKSPQVQEA
- the uvrD gene encoding DNA helicase II, whose product is MDISFILDDLNDAQRQAVTLDESHGLILAGAGSGKTRVLVHRIAWLTKVMGYSPYNILAVTFTNKAANEMRGRVENLIGQQAGGLTMGTFHGIAYRILRQHYQDANLPNNFQILDADDQKRVLKRLLKAMELDEAQWPVKQVQAFINGEKEEGRRPHHIEIGHNPYVAKLVEIYKEYEELCQRGGLVDFAELLLRAHELWLKKPHILGHYQARFRHILVDEFQDTNTLQYAWLRVLAGASGKLFVVGDDDQSIYGWRGARVENIRQFDQDFAGTLMVRLEQNYRSTGTILKAANALISHNDSRMGKQLWSAGEEGDPILLYEAFNEFDEARYVTSQIENWVEQGGQRDEVAVLYRSNAQSRMIEQALMQAQIPYRVYGGLRFYDRAEVKDVLAYLRLVVNREDDAAFERVYNHPPRGIGQKTADSIRQVARDQQISLWQASQMLLENSLKARAKTAVQGFIDLIEQLQDALHAQDLEQQFVKTISLSGLQAHFEKDQSEQGQGRLENLDELISAAAQFDNRAKQQTAAGINTEESVMAAEDESVRLDGTTLIDNPEQSTLEEFLAQSALEAGEQQADAWESCVQLMTMHSAKGLEFPLVFMIGMEEGLFPSQQSQEDASRLEEERRLAYVGITRAEKQLIMTFAQRRRLHGSEFFPVMSRFIKEIPPEYIQEVRLSGRVQPTMEREGSAGFTSSARQNETGFQIGERVSHAKFGDGIVLNYEGSGEHARIHVNFTEFGSKWLVLAYARLEKR
- the trxA gene encoding thioredoxin TrxA; translation: MISTSDANFEAEVLQSDVPVLVDFWAEWCGPCKMIAPILDEISTEFEGRVKVAKLNIDENPTTPPKYGVRGIPTLMLFKNGEVDATQVGALSKSQLVKFLDDNL
- the rho gene encoding transcription termination factor Rho yields the protein MHLLDLKKRSAAELIDLASSMGLENLARLRKQDMIFAILKAHSKNGEDIYGEGVLEILPDGFGFLRTEDSSYLAGPDDLYVSPSQIRRFGLRKGDTIQGKIRPPKEGERYFALLKVEKINFEDPEVARKKIAFENLTPLHANERLRMELGNGSTEDITSRIIDIAAPFGKGQRGLIVAPPKSGKTVILQQMAQSIAENYPDCYLIVLLIDERPEEVTEMQRTVKGEVISSTFDEPAARHVQVAEMVIEKAKRLVEHKTDVVILLDSITRLARAYNTVVPASGKILTGGVDANALHRPKRFFGAARNIEEGGSLTIIATALVDTGSKMDEVIFEEFKGTGNMELHLSRNIAEKRTFPAINITKSGTRKEELLMDQDEYQNIWVLRRFMGGMNEVEAIETLIDQMKVSKTNGDLFEAMKR
- a CDS encoding type B 50S ribosomal protein L31, with translation MKADIHPEYKDVVFQDISTGETFLTRSTIEKTSGETITLDGNEYPLVRIEVSSASHPFYTGKQTLVDTEGRVEKFKQKFGRRRA
- a CDS encoding thermonuclease family protein, with product MHTKPRFTNRLLLTPLLLLTFLPTFQASAQENCRNLEPDVWVEAQYAINGSTIIVQNQRVHLIGLYTPQKARTYKFHTPGEPLAKAAQEHLNTLLANHNLQIGVVYDKNQVDKNRIQQAHVFFKNGNSLNEAMLRSGYAINRTQNDNTRYAECYYAAEQQARQEGYQLWDQLQKNPNSHFPLVKSSEITDQDQGFRIIQGKILEVRQSSTNYILNMDTTGVRIPKKAWDKFDYAKLQALNGQTVEVRGYAYLYKGHMYMVIDHPYAFDVFSPLKRS
- the hemE gene encoding uroporphyrinogen decarboxylase, encoding MAELQNDRFLRALLREPVDRTPVWMMRQAGRYLPEYRATRAQAGSFMDLCRNAELACEVTLQPLERFPLDAAILFSDILTIPDAMGLGLRFETGEGPVFDKPVRSMADAKKLYVPDMGSDLGYVMNAVSTIRKNLNGRVPLIGFSGSPWTLATYMVEGGSSKTFSKIKAMMYDEPATLHHILDVLAESVIQYLNAQIEAGAQAVQIFDTWGGVLTPRDYKEFSLQYMHKIVDGLKRENEGRKVPVILFTKGGGQWLEDMAATGCDALGLDWTTDIDVARERVGDKVAIQGNMDPSMLYASPERIRAEVGFILEKYGKGSGHVFNLGHGIHPEVKPEHAEAFIKAVVELSPQYHK
- a CDS encoding oxidative damage protection protein — encoded protein: MSRKVHCVKLGEELDGLDFPPFPGELGQKVFDSVSKEAWKQWLGQQTILINEYRLSSLDPKARSFLMEEMQKFLFNDEDVDMPEEFKAL